TACTGCAGGCATCTTCTTCAACCGTCTACAATCTGGGCATGTCCATGATTGAGTATATGGCTTTCTAGACAGCCCACAGCACTTCATGTGAAATCTACGAAATAAACATGACTGATTACTGCAAACCAACTCTAAAGTCTCAGAAAATTGAACTCTACAATAACAATATAAAAAACTATCTCTGCCTGAAATACTATCATCAGCATTTTTGCTTGTGTACCATTTTGCCAACAGCTCTGGTAGTATGGCCCTAATATAAATGTGCTTTGCTTTAGCAAGATTTTCACTAATGAAAACTGCATCTCTATCAATACGCTCAATAAAAATGTCTGATGGAGTCCatacaacaaaatcaacaaagtcTAGTTTTGTAGAAGAAAGCTGTAGCTGAACTTGAGCATAATAAAGATGCTTTCTATCTAGCTGTAAGCATCCATTTGCGGTCTTTTCCAGGAACCCTACTGCTTCTGTAATAGTGGAGTCTTGTGCTTTGTAGGGACACTTGATTTCCACACACCCAGTACCATGGCAACTGCAGTAGGATATGGCATCAGGACTAGCACCAAGATGTGGGTGTTCAGGGTTAATCACAAAACCGGAGTCCTTGATCTCGAAATCCTTGTGTTCATCTTGCATGAccttaaaataaaaggaattcTCCAAATCATCAATAGTTGTTATTACACATTTGACTATAAAGAGATCCTACTAACAGATAatctcaaataatttttaatttgaatactAAATTTGTAAGCAAACAATATCTAGTACAGAATTAAATCTATAGACATGTAAGACATTGAAATGGTCACTCAATAAATAAAAGGCTTGTAGAATTGTGGGAGGCATGAAAATCTGTTTTCATTATGCAGTCAAAACTTTTAATCCTTTTACCTGTCTGTATCTGTCTAGAGCATGTTTCTCATGTGTGTTCCCCCAGGCAGTTGCCTTGGATGAGAATTTTGAGCCATAGCAAACATCCTTTATGAGGCTAATTGATGGTGATGCAGGGTCTGTGTGACAAGCTTGGTGAAACTTGCTTGCTGTGATCCTCCCAGCCCTCATGTCAAACCAGAGAGAGGACTTACTCTGGTTCCTTGTAGCCTCCTCGATGGCCTTTGCTTGTTCGATTGAAATGTTCATGGCCTCAAAAACTCGGTTTGACTTCTCTAGCAGATCTTCAAAATCAAGTTTGCAAAGCTCACTGTCATACAGCCTAGTAAGTGGCTTTGGCAGTTCTGTGCTGTCTGCTTTTGGACAGTACTTCATGTTGTATGGAGGAATAAGGGACAAGATTGCAGGATGAGCCTTTGAGGCATTCAGGGACTCAAAGAACTTCTTGATATCAGTTTGTGACGACACAAAGACATTCTTGGCAGCATCAGATTGTGCCGGGCTGGAGTTCTGTTTGGAGGTATCAGAAGAGAGACCAGATATCTTCGagtccaattttcttttcttagtcTTGGACGAAGTAAAATCGATGTCTCTAAGCTCCTGATAAGAAACAGCGATCACAGGAGTTGGCATTAACCACTTGCATGGAACCGACGTGCATGTCGTAGAACGCTTTATCCCAACACCAGCTTCTACAGCGAAAAGAATTGCTCCAACATGAGAGCAAGC
This sequence is a window from Acropora palmata chromosome 6, jaAcrPala1.3, whole genome shotgun sequence. Protein-coding genes within it:
- the LOC141884779 gene encoding uncharacterized protein LOC141884779; this translates as MTPGRQNNMAAKLHSERVPSLPKYRETLALERRKSYDERLKLIENIDPYNVSNFLFSDSMELWPEIEFPDIANYLIFSTSSYTKEQLKAYKSLDAYNYFVAGWVRCIFVGKATDNIKILIGKVNHSQRMNETPLKPWVAATNEGTVVTAHCNCMAGLGGACSHVGAILFAVEAGVGIKRSTTCTSVPCKWLMPTPVIAVSYQELRDIDFTSSKTKKRKLDSKISGLSSDTSKQNSSPAQSDAAKNVFVSSQTDIKKFFESLNASKAHPAILSLIPPYNMKYCPKADSTELPKPLTRLYDSELCKLDFEDLLEKSNRVFEAMNISIEQAKAIEEATRNQSKSSLWFDMRAGRITASKFHQACHTDPASPSISLIKDVCYGSKFSSKATAWGNTHEKHALDRYRQVMQDEHKDFEIKDSGFVINPEHPHLGASPDAISYCSCHGTGCVEIKCPYKAQDSTITEAVGFLEKTANGCLQLDRKHLYYAQVQLQLSSTKLDFVDFVVWTPSDIFIERIDRDAVFISENLAKAKHIYIRAILPELLAKWYTSKNADDSISGRDSFLYCYCRVQFSETLELVCSNQSCLFRRFHMKCCGLSRKPYTQSWTCPDCRRLKKMPAVTRQQ